The stretch of DNA GACCGGAGATGCGCAAAATGGGCTGGACCAGCCTTCTCAATAAGCTGGCTGAGTCATTGGCCAAGTAGTGCCCGCTCCAACCTCATTTCCTGCCGGGTCGACACCTCCGAATGGAGTGCCCGACAACATCCACCGCATCTTCCATGCGCTCGGCGACCCCACGCGCCGGGCGCTGGTAGAGAGGCTGAGCGAAGCGCCGGTCACCGTGTCGCAATTAGCCGAGCCGCTGGCCATGACGCTGGCGGCCGTGGTGCAACATTTGCAGATTCTTGAAGAAAGCGGGCTTGTGCGCACCGAAAAAGTTGGCCGCGTGCGCACCTGTCGAATCGAACCGAAAGGATTTTCTGTGATGGAACAATGGATTCGGGACCGCCGCACAACATGGGAGCGCCGATTCGACCGGCTGGGCGAATTCCTCGCCGAGACAGTTGAGTCGCCAGACGAATAGAACCGGGCTACTGCTGCACCGCCCATGCCAGCCCATCCGGTTCGCCGCCAGCATCAATGTGGCCGGTGACTTCGAGCGTCTTCAGATCCAGCACCGCGACATAGTTGTCCGGCCCGCAGGAAATGAACGCCCGTGCCCCATCCGGCTGCATTAGGATCCCCGCCGCACCGTGGCCGATCTTCACGCGTTTCACCTCTTTTCGGCTGGACGTGTCGTAAATGACGAGATCCGCGTCTCTGAGGCTGGAGATAAGCGCAAGCTTGCCATCCGTGGTGAATTTGAGCCGGTTGGCGCCGAAGACTTTGGCAGGCAGCGTCGCCACAACCTTCTTGCCTGGAATATCTACGATGGAGATCGTGCCATCCTGCGCGTCCGCAGTCCAAAGCTCGCGCCCATCCGGCGAAACATCGAAACCCTCATCACCCTTGCCGACCGGAATGACGGTCTGAGTCCAGTCCATCTGAGGCGGCCCGTTCATTCCAGGCCCAAGTCCAGGTCCTCCCGGTCCACCATTCGCGGCGCCCGGCCCATGCTGCATCTTCGGCGGCGGAGGCGGAGCCATCGGCGGACGGGCAGTCTTCTCCAGAATGCTGACCGTGGCCGAGGCGACGTTGGTGGTGTAAATCTGCTTCTGATCCGCCGTGACATAGATCATGTGCGTCCGATTCTGGCCGGTACCCATGATCCAGTCAATCTTGCCGGAAGCAGGGTCGTAGCTCCCGATAGCCTTAGCGCCCTCCGCCGTAAACCACAGCTTCCCGCCAACAAATGTCAGGCCGTGCGGCCCATTCAACGCGCCCAGATCAATATCCGGCAGCGCCTTCTGACCTACAAGGTCGATCACGGAGAGCACATGAAATGCGCCTCCGCCATAAATCGAAACGTATGCCGTCTTACCATCCGAAGAGGCGATGACTTCGTGGGGATCCTGTCCCACGGGTGCGTGGGCAATCACCTTTAAGGTCGCTGGGTCAACAATGGAGAGGGCGTGGTCGTGCTTCGAAAGCACCAGCAGTGACTGCTGCGGCGTGGTTTGCGCGATAGCAGGTTGCATTGCCGTCAGTGAGAACGCCAATACAACGCCGCCTGGAAGGAAACACCTGAATCCTGCTGGCAAGATGATCTCCCTTGAATGACAATCGGAATATTACCCGATTAGACGCCCAATGCGAATCCGGAGCGACCGTCACTCATGAAATTGTCATCGGAGGACATTTTCGGATTCCAGCTCAGATTCCAGCGCCATCCTGTCCATTCGAAGGCTCGGATTTACGGCGGGGAACATCCGAACGATACGTTTCAATGACAGCCTTTATCGCCGCCAGTACTCCATTGACCTGGCGCACCGGTGCGGCTACGGTTGCCTCGACTACCGCTCCTGCACGGTCCACGGCATTCAGGCCATTCGTCAACATCTCGTCCAGCCGCTCAGTCTGGCGACTGACGCGTTGCATAATCTCCGCTGCGGAGAAACTGACCCCCCGTGTCTCTTTCTTCAAACTCGCCGTCAATTCAGCGAGGTCGGCGGAAACAGTGATGATTTGCGGACTGATACGCTCCACCAGTTCCCGCGTTGAATGCACCATTGGCAGAACGGTCGCCTTCAGATCCTCAGCCGTCTGCGCTGCGGATTGAGCTGTCTTACGCAACGAAATAAAAATCGCGAAGAGCACACAAGCCTGCAGCAGAACTGCCACGCCCGTGAATGCGACGAAGACGATCAGAATTGTTTCGGTATTCATCGGGATGGTCTCGCTGAATCGACGGCCAGACGGAGTTCTTCCTCCGGTCGGCAATAAAAATGTACAGGATGCCGTGTTGACGCGGCATCCTGAACATGAATGAGGAACAATTCCGAAGAGAGTTCGCTCAGGACGGAGAGATCGGAATTGGAAACCGGCGCTAGGAGATTGGTCCTTCGCCCGGAGCCGCAGTTGTCTCCTGATAGGCATGACGGCCTGCATCAACGGCAGCCGCAACCTTCACAGTCTGATCGTTAACGAAACCCTTGCCGCGATCCACGAAGTCTTCCCACTGGGCGCGCCCGCGCTCCACGACTTCCTTGCCTCGCTGAACATATTCGACGGCCTGGCCCTTGCCACGCTCGACGAGAACGTTCGCCTGGTCTGCCACTTCACG from Acidicapsa acidisoli encodes:
- a CDS encoding ArsR/SmtB family transcription factor; the encoded protein is MPDNIHRIFHALGDPTRRALVERLSEAPVTVSQLAEPLAMTLAAVVQHLQILEESGLVRTEKVGRVRTCRIEPKGFSVMEQWIRDRRTTWERRFDRLGEFLAETVESPDE
- a CDS encoding beta-propeller fold lactonase family protein, whose product is MPAGFRCFLPGGVVLAFSLTAMQPAIAQTTPQQSLLVLSKHDHALSIVDPATLKVIAHAPVGQDPHEVIASSDGKTAYVSIYGGGAFHVLSVIDLVGQKALPDIDLGALNGPHGLTFVGGKLWFTAEGAKAIGSYDPASGKIDWIMGTGQNRTHMIYVTADQKQIYTTNVASATVSILEKTARPPMAPPPPPKMQHGPGAANGGPGGPGLGPGMNGPPQMDWTQTVIPVGKGDEGFDVSPDGRELWTADAQDGTISIVDIPGKKVVATLPAKVFGANRLKFTTDGKLALISSLRDADLVIYDTSSRKEVKRVKIGHGAAGILMQPDGARAFISCGPDNYVAVLDLKTLEVTGHIDAGGEPDGLAWAVQQ
- a CDS encoding YtxH domain-containing protein, producing MATDNQQAFGWFLAGLGIGALVGILYAPKSGRETREDIAATAKDGTEYVRVRAREVADQANVLVERGKGQAVEYVQRGKEVVERGRAQWEDFVDRGKGFVNDQTVKVAAAVDAGRHAYQETTAAPGEGPIS